The genome window TCCAGCGGGAATTAATCGAACGTTCGATGGAGGAGCTTTCTTATGAGGACCAAATGCAAGCAGCGAAGAAAATTGTTGCGAAGTTTTTGGCTGGCAAGAAAAAGGACTCTAAGAAGATTATCATCCAGAAATTAGAGCAGACTCTTGTTAGAAAGGGATATACCTCTGATATTATCCAACAAGTAAAAAGGATGCCGGAGATTGTGGAAATGGATACAGATGAATTAGAAACCGTTCGTATCCATGGGGAGAAGGCAAGAAGAAAATTTGCCAAGTTCACTGGATATGAATTCAAGCAAAAAATGAAGCAGTTCTTATACCGTAAAGGATTCTCTATGGATCTTATCGAACAGTATTTAGACGAAATAGAAAATGAAGACTAATTAGTTATCAGTGTAGTGTTAACAACAAACTTTATTAGAAATGAAAGCTAATTTTTTGCCGATTCTGAGGATTTTTATTAAACTAGTTGGTAGTGGAGGGGAATATAAATGCTGACAAAAAGATATAGCATGATGACAGAACATGAGCTCCGTATGGAAATATCCACTTTAAATGATCAAGCAAAAAAAGCTGAGCAGCTTGGTATGGTTAATGAATATGCTGTTTTAGAAAGAAAAGCAGTTCTTGCCAAATCGTATTTATTAAATTCTAAAGATTATAAAGCTAATGAAATATATGAAATAGAAGGCGATCCAGGAGTTCTTTTTCAAATCGATTATATGAACGGCGTTTTTGCGTGGGGAAAGCGACAAGTAGATGGAAGCCAAGAAGAGGGGATTCCAATCGCATTATTAAAGAAGAAAGCATAAGGAAAAGAGT of Niallia circulans contains these proteins:
- a CDS encoding YfhH family protein, with protein sequence MLTKRYSMMTEHELRMEISTLNDQAKKAEQLGMVNEYAVLERKAVLAKSYLLNSKDYKANEIYEIEGDPGVLFQIDYMNGVFAWGKRQVDGSQEEGIPIALLKKKA